The Listeria sp. PSOL-1 genome includes a region encoding these proteins:
- the purL gene encoding phosphoribosylformylglycinamidine synthase subunit PurL produces MSNKEPSTYEIKEQKLYQEMGLTEHEYQLICSILKRLPNYTETGLFSVMWSEHCSYKTSKPILKKFPTTGRVVLQGPGEGAGVVDIGDGLGIAFKIESHNHPSYVEPYQGAATGVGGIIRDVFSMGARPIAILNSLRFGELTQKHTKYLVNQVVAGIAHYGNAIGIPTVGGEVQFDPCYQKNPLVNAMCVGLIEANAIQKGQASGSGNIIMYVGAKTGRDGIHGATFASAEFNEEEEQERSAVQVGDPFMEKLLLEACLEVIHQHADILVGIQDMGAAGLVSSSSEMASKAGYGLKLVMDDVPTREIEMSAYEMLLSESQERMLLCIKQGHEAEIKALFEKYDLEAVTIGEVTDDKMYTIIHHDKIVASVPVDALSEDAPIYHKEMAEPARLKAFKQEKPLKIPNIHPVETWKKLLAQPTIASKKVIYEQYDYQIRTNTIVTPGSDAAIIRIPGTKKAIALTTDCNARYLYLDPEVGGSIAVCEAARNIVASGAKPLAITDGLNFGNPDKPETFFEMAMAADGISEAATLLNTPVISGNVSLYNETDGTGIYPTPVIGMVGLIENDRHIMTQDFKQAGDLIYLIGETKLELNGTELQKLVQDRISGNAPELDLAIEKTHQEMVLKAIQTGLLNSAHDLSEGGVAVSLSESLFQNELGAEIDFPYPDVALFSETQSRFLVSIRQEKQAAFEKMFQEIHLVLLGKVTATGFVKIKTNERKFLLQTKELKQIWEGALPCLLK; encoded by the coding sequence ATGTCAAATAAAGAACCTTCTACCTATGAGATAAAAGAACAAAAACTTTACCAAGAAATGGGTCTCACTGAACATGAGTATCAATTGATTTGTTCCATTTTAAAACGACTGCCTAATTATACTGAAACAGGCCTTTTTTCTGTCATGTGGTCAGAGCATTGCAGCTATAAAACGTCAAAACCAATTTTAAAAAAATTTCCAACTACTGGCCGAGTTGTATTACAAGGTCCTGGTGAAGGAGCAGGCGTTGTTGACATTGGAGATGGTCTTGGAATTGCTTTTAAAATTGAAAGTCATAATCATCCTTCTTACGTTGAACCCTATCAAGGCGCAGCAACAGGTGTTGGCGGAATTATTCGCGATGTTTTTTCAATGGGGGCTAGACCTATTGCCATCCTCAATTCTTTGCGTTTTGGTGAGCTTACACAAAAGCACACGAAATATTTAGTGAATCAAGTCGTAGCTGGGATCGCTCACTATGGAAATGCGATTGGAATTCCAACAGTTGGTGGTGAAGTGCAATTTGATCCTTGTTACCAAAAAAATCCATTAGTTAATGCGATGTGTGTTGGCTTGATTGAAGCAAACGCGATTCAAAAAGGACAAGCCTCAGGTAGTGGAAATATCATCATGTATGTCGGCGCAAAGACAGGGCGTGACGGGATTCATGGTGCTACTTTTGCTTCTGCTGAATTCAATGAAGAAGAGGAACAAGAACGTTCAGCAGTTCAAGTTGGCGATCCATTTATGGAAAAGCTACTACTTGAAGCCTGCCTTGAAGTCATTCACCAGCATGCTGATATTTTAGTTGGGATTCAAGATATGGGAGCAGCTGGGCTTGTCAGTTCGAGTTCAGAAATGGCATCGAAAGCAGGATACGGGCTAAAACTTGTCATGGATGATGTTCCTACCCGTGAAATAGAAATGAGCGCTTATGAAATGTTACTTTCTGAATCGCAAGAGCGAATGCTTCTTTGTATAAAACAAGGCCATGAAGCAGAAATCAAAGCCCTTTTTGAAAAATATGATCTAGAGGCAGTGACGATTGGAGAAGTGACGGATGATAAAATGTATACGATTATTCATCACGATAAAATTGTTGCAAGTGTTCCAGTAGATGCACTTTCTGAAGATGCACCAATTTATCATAAAGAAATGGCAGAACCAGCTCGCCTTAAAGCTTTTAAGCAAGAAAAACCACTAAAAATACCAAACATTCATCCAGTTGAGACTTGGAAAAAATTATTAGCCCAGCCGACCATTGCAAGCAAAAAAGTAATTTATGAGCAGTATGATTATCAAATCCGTACAAATACAATCGTTACACCTGGATCAGATGCAGCGATCATTCGTATTCCGGGCACTAAAAAAGCGATAGCACTTACGACAGATTGTAATGCGCGCTATTTGTATTTGGATCCAGAAGTTGGTGGATCGATTGCCGTTTGTGAAGCTGCCCGAAACATTGTTGCAAGTGGTGCTAAGCCACTCGCGATTACAGATGGACTTAATTTTGGAAATCCTGATAAACCTGAAACCTTCTTTGAAATGGCAATGGCTGCTGATGGGATAAGTGAGGCAGCTACATTACTTAATACGCCCGTCATTTCTGGCAATGTGTCCCTTTATAATGAAACCGATGGAACTGGAATTTACCCGACACCAGTGATTGGGATGGTTGGCTTAATTGAAAATGATCGCCATATCATGACGCAGGATTTTAAACAAGCAGGGGATTTGATTTATTTAATTGGTGAAACAAAGCTTGAACTTAATGGAACGGAATTGCAAAAATTAGTTCAAGATAGAATTAGCGGTAATGCTCCAGAACTCGATTTAGCAATTGAAAAAACACATCAAGAAATGGTGCTAAAAGCCATTCAAACAGGACTATTAAATAGTGCTCACGATTTATCAGAAGGGGGGGTTGCTGTTTCTTTAAGTGAATCACTTTTTCAAAATGAATTAGGTGCGGAAATTGATTTTCCATATCCTGATGTGGCACTTTTTAGTGAAACACAATCGCGTTTTCTAGTTTCTATTCGTCAAGAAAAACAAGCCGCTTTTGAAAAAATGTTTCAAGAGATCCATTTGGTTCTATTAGGGAAGGTAACAGCAACTGGTTTTGTAAAGATCAAGACGAATGAACGTAAATTTTTATTACAAACAAAAGAGCTAAAACAAATCTGGGAAGGAGCGCTACCATGTTTACTGAAATAA
- the purC gene encoding phosphoribosylaminoimidazolesuccinocarboxamide synthase: MNELIYEGKAKQLFRTDQSEILRVFYKDQVTALNGARKEEMHEKGQLNNQITSLIFEYLIKSGIKTHFIKQISANEQLVSALEMIPLEVVVRNVIAGSLAKRFGKTEGKELKTPIIEFYYKADELDDPFINDDHICYLNILTKPDIELLRKNAWLINQMLQTLFTQMDVTLVDFKLEFGRNQEGELILADEISPDTCRLWDKKTGDKLDKDVFRRNIGNLISTYQEVLRRLKEGT; encoded by the coding sequence ATGAATGAACTAATTTATGAAGGAAAGGCAAAGCAATTATTTCGAACGGATCAGTCTGAGATTCTCCGTGTGTTCTATAAAGATCAAGTAACAGCTCTTAACGGGGCGCGTAAAGAAGAAATGCACGAAAAAGGGCAACTTAATAATCAGATCACTAGCTTGATTTTTGAATATTTGATTAAATCTGGCATTAAAACGCACTTTATCAAACAAATTTCCGCGAATGAGCAACTGGTGTCAGCGCTAGAGATGATCCCTCTTGAAGTGGTTGTGAGGAACGTCATAGCAGGAAGTTTGGCTAAGCGCTTTGGAAAAACAGAAGGTAAGGAATTAAAGACACCAATCATTGAATTTTATTATAAAGCAGATGAGCTTGATGATCCGTTTATCAATGATGATCATATCTGTTACTTAAATATCTTAACAAAACCTGACATTGAATTATTAAGAAAAAACGCATGGCTCATCAACCAGATGCTGCAAACGTTATTTACGCAAATGGACGTGACGCTTGTTGATTTTAAATTAGAGTTTGGGAGAAACCAGGAAGGTGAACTTATTTTAGCAGATGAAATTTCACCTGATACCTGTAGGCTTTGGGATAAAAAGACTGGAGATAAGCTAGATAAAGATGTTTTTAGACGGAATATTGGGAATTTAATATCAACTTACCAAGAAGTACTTCGAAGGTTAAAGGAGGGTACCTAA
- the purN gene encoding phosphoribosylglycinamide formyltransferase: MRIAVFASGAGTNFQAMVDDARLKKHIKLLVCDHPLAGVLKRAKQAGVPYFSFKPKDYPNKEHFEQEILQLLQKMKIDFIVLAGYMRLIGPVLLKAFDRRMINLHPSLLPNFPGKDAIGQALLARSDETGVTVHFVDQGMDTGEIIAQERVCIAKDDTKATLTAKIHQVEHHFYKEVIKRYFLEKEDDL; this comes from the coding sequence ATGAGGATTGCGGTTTTTGCTTCTGGCGCGGGCACGAACTTTCAAGCGATGGTGGACGATGCTAGGTTAAAAAAACATATTAAACTGCTTGTCTGTGATCACCCTTTAGCAGGGGTTTTAAAACGCGCTAAACAGGCAGGAGTCCCGTATTTTTCTTTTAAACCGAAAGACTATCCGAATAAGGAACATTTTGAACAAGAAATATTACAACTTTTGCAGAAGATGAAGATTGATTTCATCGTTTTGGCTGGGTATATGCGCTTAATTGGGCCTGTTCTCTTGAAAGCCTTTGATCGTCGTATGATTAACCTCCATCCTTCTCTTTTACCAAACTTCCCTGGGAAAGATGCGATTGGCCAGGCGCTTTTAGCTAGAAGTGATGAAACAGGGGTAACGGTCCATTTTGTCGACCAAGGGATGGATACAGGTGAAATCATTGCGCAAGAACGAGTTTGCATAGCAAAAGACGATACAAAAGCAACATTAACAGCCAAAATCCATCAAGTAGAACATCATTTTTATAAAGAAGTGATTAAGCGATATTTTTTAGAAAAGGAAGATGATTTATGA
- the purM gene encoding phosphoribosylformylglycinamidine cyclo-ligase, with protein sequence MSRNAYSRAGVDVKAGYEVVERITKHVERTKRLGAVHSLGSFGGIFDLSKLHLQEPVLVSGTDGVGTKLMLAIQMKKHDTIGIDCVAMCVNDILAQGAEPLYFLDYLATGKINPSKMEQIVKGVADGCEQSGCSLIGGETAEMPDMYATEDYDLAGFAVGAVEKKKLIQAEQVKAGDLLIGLASSGIHSNGFSLVRKIYFKDHDFTLNERLPEFERTLGEELLEPTRIYVKPVLALFEKYNIHGISHITGGGFIENLPRMFSEDLAAEIKHGSWPMLPIFTSLQKHGDLLEMEMYQIFNMGIGMVLAVSEKDAEGVLEVLTKAGERAYQIGQVVPKKAASVIFTEGGE encoded by the coding sequence ATGAGTAGAAATGCGTATAGCCGTGCAGGCGTTGATGTGAAAGCTGGTTATGAAGTGGTGGAACGAATTACAAAACACGTTGAACGGACAAAACGTTTAGGTGCAGTTCATTCACTTGGTTCTTTTGGTGGGATATTTGATTTAAGTAAGCTTCATTTGCAAGAACCTGTACTTGTTTCAGGAACAGATGGTGTAGGTACGAAGCTGATGCTGGCTATTCAAATGAAAAAACATGACACCATTGGTATTGATTGTGTTGCCATGTGTGTGAATGATATTTTGGCGCAAGGTGCCGAGCCACTTTATTTTTTAGATTATCTAGCTACAGGAAAAATTAACCCTAGCAAAATGGAACAAATTGTAAAAGGTGTAGCAGATGGTTGTGAGCAATCCGGATGTTCACTAATAGGCGGAGAAACAGCTGAAATGCCTGATATGTATGCGACTGAAGACTATGATTTAGCAGGTTTTGCAGTGGGAGCAGTAGAGAAGAAAAAACTCATTCAAGCAGAACAAGTTAAGGCAGGGGATCTTTTGATCGGTCTTGCCTCCAGTGGGATTCATAGCAACGGCTTTTCCTTAGTTAGAAAAATCTATTTTAAAGATCATGACTTTACTTTAAATGAAAGATTACCAGAATTTGAGCGAACACTTGGAGAAGAGCTCCTTGAACCAACACGAATTTATGTCAAACCTGTTTTAGCACTTTTTGAGAAATACAACATTCATGGCATTTCGCATATTACTGGCGGCGGTTTTATCGAAAATTTACCACGCATGTTTTCTGAGGATTTGGCTGCAGAAATTAAACATGGAAGTTGGCCAATGTTGCCTATTTTTACAAGTTTGCAAAAGCATGGGGATTTACTAGAAATGGAAATGTATCAAATCTTTAATATGGGAATTGGAATGGTCCTTGCCGTTTCAGAAAAAGATGCAGAGGGCGTGCTAGAAGTGCTAACGAAAGCTGGAGAAAGAGCGTATCAAATTGGACAAGTGGTTCCAAAAAAAGCAGCCTCTGTCATTTTTACTGAGGGAGGAGAGTAA
- the purB gene encoding adenylosuccinate lyase, with product MLERYTREEMGKIWTEENRFKAWLEVEILACEAWAELGEIPREDVAKIREDATFDVARIKEIEQETRHDVVAFTRAVSETLGTEKKWVHYGLTSTDVVDTANSYLLKQANDLLRQDIEKFIAILAEKAKEHKMTVMMGRTHGVHAEPTTFGLKLALWHEEMKRNLERFNQSASGVQFGKISGAVGTYANIDPFVEEYVCNKLGTTPAPISTQTLQRDRHADYMATLALIATSIEKFATEVRALQKSEVREVEEFFAKGQKGSSAMPHKRNPIGSENVTGLARVIRGHMVTAYENVPLWHERDISHSSAERIILPDATILLDYMLNRFGNIVKNLTVFPENMKRNMERTLGLIYSQRILLALIDKGMAREQAYDIVQPKAMESWEKQIPFRKLVEHEPKITQLLSEEEIADCFDYHYHLKKVDMIFKRLGL from the coding sequence ATGTTAGAACGCTATACAAGAGAAGAAATGGGCAAAATTTGGACAGAAGAGAATCGCTTTAAAGCATGGTTAGAAGTGGAAATTCTTGCTTGCGAGGCGTGGGCAGAATTAGGTGAAATTCCACGTGAGGATGTAGCAAAAATTCGTGAAGATGCAACGTTTGATGTAGCGCGCATTAAAGAAATTGAACAAGAAACACGTCATGATGTTGTGGCCTTTACAAGAGCAGTTTCTGAAACATTAGGAACTGAAAAAAAATGGGTACATTATGGCTTAACCTCAACAGATGTTGTTGATACAGCAAATTCTTATTTGTTAAAACAAGCAAATGATCTTTTACGCCAAGACATTGAAAAGTTCATTGCCATTTTAGCTGAGAAAGCAAAGGAACATAAAATGACTGTTATGATGGGCAGAACACACGGAGTCCACGCTGAACCAACCACTTTTGGGTTAAAACTTGCACTCTGGCATGAAGAAATGAAACGCAATTTGGAGCGCTTTAATCAATCGGCAAGCGGGGTTCAGTTTGGAAAAATTTCTGGGGCAGTGGGAACTTATGCCAATATTGATCCATTTGTTGAAGAATATGTTTGTAACAAATTAGGAACAACACCAGCACCCATTTCAACGCAAACATTGCAACGAGATCGCCATGCCGATTATATGGCAACACTTGCACTTATTGCCACTTCAATTGAAAAATTTGCCACTGAAGTACGTGCGCTCCAAAAAAGCGAAGTACGGGAAGTAGAAGAATTTTTTGCAAAAGGTCAAAAAGGCTCGTCGGCGATGCCACATAAGAGAAACCCGATTGGCTCTGAAAATGTAACTGGCCTTGCACGTGTCATCCGGGGGCACATGGTAACCGCTTATGAAAATGTTCCCCTATGGCATGAGCGTGATATTTCGCATAGTTCTGCTGAGCGTATTATTCTTCCAGATGCAACGATATTGCTTGATTATATGCTAAACCGTTTTGGAAACATCGTTAAAAATTTGACAGTATTCCCTGAAAATATGAAACGGAACATGGAGCGAACACTTGGACTTATTTATTCACAGCGTATTCTTCTGGCTCTTATCGATAAGGGCATGGCGCGTGAGCAAGCTTACGATATCGTTCAGCCAAAAGCAATGGAATCTTGGGAAAAACAAATTCCTTTCCGAAAGCTTGTTGAACATGAGCCGAAAATAACCCAACTCCTTTCAGAAGAAGAAATAGCGGATTGTTTTGATTATCATTATCACTTGAAAAAGGTTGACATGATCTTTAAACGTTTAGGCCTTTGA
- the purH gene encoding bifunctional phosphoribosylaminoimidazolecarboxamide formyltransferase/IMP cyclohydrolase: MKRALISVSNKTGIIQFAKSLVDIGFEIISTGGTKEALERANLPVTSVETVTGFQEMLDGRVKTLNPHIHGGLLAKRDDPEHMKQLELKNICPIDLVCVNLYPFQETIAKKEISLDEAIEQIDIGGPAMLRSAAKNYADVTVVVDPNDYLTVITEYQKNKQTEFVTREKLAAKVFRHTAFYEALIADYLTEITQEKFPEKITLAYALKETLRYGENPHQKAAFYTVPFAKENTISCAKQLHGKALSYNNIRDANAALNIAAEFSGPVVVAVKHLNPCGVGRGNTIESAYLKAYEADPISIFGGIIALNQEVDERTARHMSELFLEIIIAPSFSKEAFKLLSQKKKIRLLTTSFAKSKQAIEKVSINGGLLLQDADALVENPEAYQVVTKKKPTETERKALEMQWNVVKHVKSNAIVIGDDTQTVGIGAGQMNRIGAAQIAISQAGEKSKGAVLASDAFFPMSDTVEAAAKAGITAIIQPGGSIRDKESIDKADQYGIAMILTNIRHFKH, translated from the coding sequence ATGAAAAGGGCGCTAATAAGTGTTTCTAATAAAACGGGCATCATTCAATTTGCTAAATCATTAGTTGATATTGGTTTTGAAATTATTTCAACGGGTGGTACGAAAGAGGCGCTTGAGCGGGCGAACCTACCTGTTACATCTGTTGAAACTGTGACTGGTTTTCAAGAAATGTTAGATGGACGCGTCAAGACATTAAACCCTCACATTCACGGGGGCCTTCTTGCTAAACGGGATGATCCAGAGCATATGAAGCAACTCGAGTTAAAAAATATCTGTCCAATTGACCTGGTTTGCGTTAACTTATATCCTTTCCAAGAGACAATTGCTAAAAAAGAGATTTCTTTAGATGAGGCCATTGAGCAAATTGACATTGGCGGCCCAGCAATGCTTCGTTCTGCCGCAAAAAATTACGCAGATGTCACGGTTGTTGTTGACCCAAATGATTATTTAACTGTCATTACTGAATATCAAAAAAATAAGCAAACAGAGTTCGTCACTAGAGAAAAATTAGCAGCAAAAGTATTTAGACATACAGCTTTTTATGAGGCACTGATCGCAGACTATTTAACAGAGATCACGCAAGAAAAATTCCCTGAAAAGATAACACTTGCGTATGCGTTAAAAGAAACACTTCGTTACGGGGAAAATCCCCATCAAAAAGCCGCTTTTTATACAGTGCCTTTTGCTAAAGAAAATACGATAAGTTGCGCTAAACAGCTACATGGAAAAGCTTTAAGTTATAATAATATCCGTGATGCAAATGCTGCTTTAAACATTGCCGCTGAATTTAGCGGCCCTGTCGTAGTGGCTGTGAAACATTTGAATCCATGTGGTGTTGGTAGGGGAAACACCATTGAATCCGCTTATCTTAAGGCTTACGAAGCAGACCCAATCTCGATTTTTGGTGGAATCATCGCTTTAAACCAAGAAGTAGATGAACGAACAGCAAGACATATGAGCGAGCTTTTCTTAGAAATCATTATTGCACCAAGTTTTTCAAAAGAGGCATTTAAGCTATTAAGTCAGAAAAAAAAAATTCGTTTGTTAACAACTTCTTTCGCTAAGTCGAAACAAGCCATTGAAAAAGTTTCGATAAATGGTGGGCTTTTACTGCAAGACGCAGATGCACTTGTTGAAAATCCTGAAGCGTATCAAGTGGTGACCAAAAAAAAACCAACTGAAACCGAACGAAAAGCACTTGAAATGCAGTGGAATGTTGTGAAGCACGTGAAATCGAATGCCATCGTGATTGGAGATGACACGCAGACAGTAGGAATTGGTGCAGGCCAAATGAATCGTATTGGCGCAGCACAAATTGCAATTTCCCAAGCAGGTGAAAAATCAAAAGGAGCTGTTCTAGCCTCAGATGCTTTTTTCCCAATGAGTGATACAGTAGAAGCTGCAGCAAAAGCTGGAATAACAGCAATAATTCAGCCAGGCGGTTCCATTCGTGATAAAGAGTCTATTGATAAGGCTGATCAATACGGAATCGCAATGATACTAACCAATATACGCCATTTCAAACATTAA
- the purQ gene encoding phosphoribosylformylglycinamidine synthase subunit PurQ: MKFAVIQFPGSNCDLDMLRAVSHVLDTEAELVWHHEDSLAGFDAVLLPGGFSYGDYLRTGAIAKFANIMPEVMRFAEEGKPVLGVCNGFQILTECGLLPGALMRNDQLRFICKTITLEVVNQKTMFTSLYHEDEKIKIPIAHGEGHYFCDEKTRLRLQKNKQIVFRYTENPNGSVNHIAGITNERGNVLGMMPHPERAVEKVIGGTDGLKLFKSIVKNWKESQQHVK, translated from the coding sequence ATGAAATTTGCAGTGATACAATTTCCTGGGTCAAATTGTGACCTTGATATGCTTCGAGCTGTCTCTCATGTCTTAGATACCGAAGCCGAGCTTGTTTGGCATCATGAAGATTCACTTGCAGGATTTGATGCTGTCCTTTTACCTGGAGGTTTTTCATATGGTGATTACTTAAGGACAGGCGCCATTGCAAAATTTGCAAATATTATGCCGGAAGTTATGCGTTTTGCTGAAGAGGGGAAGCCTGTTTTAGGTGTATGCAATGGTTTTCAGATTTTAACAGAATGTGGGCTTCTTCCTGGAGCGTTAATGCGCAACGATCAATTACGTTTTATTTGTAAGACAATAACACTTGAAGTTGTTAATCAAAAGACAATGTTTACTTCACTTTATCACGAGGACGAAAAAATTAAAATCCCAATTGCTCACGGAGAAGGCCATTATTTTTGCGATGAGAAGACACGATTACGTTTACAAAAAAATAAGCAAATTGTTTTCCGGTATACTGAAAATCCAAACGGTAGTGTAAATCATATTGCTGGAATCACGAATGAACGTGGAAATGTCCTTGGCATGATGCCTCATCCCGAGCGAGCCGTCGAAAAAGTAATTGGTGGAACAGATGGCTTGAAGTTATTTAAATCGATTGTAAAAAATTGGAAGGAGTCGCAACAACATGTCAAATAA
- the purF gene encoding amidophosphoribosyltransferase, whose amino-acid sequence MFTEIKSLNEECGVFGIWNHAQAAEVTYYGLHSLQHRGQEGAGIVSTDGTRLQGHRDLGLLADVFKQGELSALTGHGAIGHVRYGTAGEKSIDNVQPFLFHFQNSSFALAHNGHLINAKALRNRLEDDGAIFQTSSDTEVLAHLIKRSKTGDFLQDLKAALNQVKGGFAYLLLTENALIAALDPNGFRPLAIGKIGDRYVIASETCAFDTVGAEFVRDVEPGEIIVIDEKGLHIDHFTKEITHSICSMEYIYFARPDSNIAGINVHAARKRCGKRLAKEAFIYADVVTGVPDSSISAAIGYAEEAGLPYELGLIKNRYVARTFIQPSQALREQGVRMKLSAVRGVVEGKRVVMIDDSIVRGTTSRRIVELLRLAGAKEVHVRIASPPLAYPCFYGIDIQTRNELIAANHKKEEICELIGADSLEFLSETGLIEAIGKPYPDEPYGGLCMAYFNGDYPTALYDYQRDGLANSH is encoded by the coding sequence ATGTTTACTGAAATAAAAAGTCTGAATGAAGAGTGTGGTGTATTTGGGATTTGGAATCACGCGCAAGCAGCTGAAGTCACTTACTATGGCTTGCATAGTTTGCAGCATCGAGGGCAAGAAGGAGCTGGTATCGTTTCAACAGACGGGACTCGTTTACAAGGGCATCGTGATCTTGGTTTACTAGCAGATGTCTTTAAACAGGGAGAACTAAGTGCTTTAACTGGCCACGGAGCAATTGGGCACGTGCGCTACGGAACAGCAGGTGAGAAAAGCATCGATAATGTTCAACCTTTTTTATTCCATTTTCAAAATTCTTCCTTTGCTTTAGCGCATAATGGGCATTTAATTAATGCCAAAGCACTTCGTAACCGGCTAGAAGACGACGGGGCCATTTTTCAAACGAGTTCTGATACCGAGGTGCTCGCTCATTTAATAAAACGCAGTAAAACAGGGGATTTTCTGCAAGATTTAAAAGCGGCATTAAATCAAGTAAAAGGTGGTTTCGCCTATCTTTTACTTACTGAAAATGCTCTGATTGCAGCACTCGATCCTAATGGTTTTAGACCACTTGCGATCGGAAAAATAGGCGATCGTTATGTCATCGCTTCTGAGACGTGTGCCTTTGATACTGTTGGTGCTGAGTTTGTTCGGGATGTTGAACCAGGAGAAATCATTGTTATTGATGAAAAGGGTCTTCATATTGATCATTTCACAAAAGAGATTACTCACTCAATTTGTAGCATGGAATATATTTATTTTGCCCGTCCAGATTCAAACATCGCGGGGATAAACGTTCATGCTGCTCGAAAGCGCTGTGGCAAGCGTTTAGCAAAAGAAGCCTTTATTTACGCAGATGTTGTCACAGGCGTTCCTGATTCAAGTATCTCAGCAGCGATTGGTTACGCCGAAGAGGCTGGACTTCCTTATGAATTAGGATTAATTAAAAATCGTTATGTGGCAAGAACGTTTATTCAACCATCGCAAGCATTACGTGAACAAGGCGTGCGTATGAAGCTTTCGGCTGTTCGGGGTGTAGTAGAAGGCAAACGCGTTGTCATGATTGATGATTCGATTGTTCGCGGGACAACGAGTAGGCGAATTGTTGAGCTGCTTCGTTTGGCGGGAGCAAAAGAGGTTCATGTCAGAATCGCTTCGCCACCACTTGCTTACCCTTGTTTTTATGGCATTGATATCCAAACGCGAAATGAATTAATTGCTGCAAATCATAAGAAGGAAGAGATTTGTGAACTCATTGGCGCTGATTCATTGGAATTTTTGAGCGAAACAGGCCTTATTGAAGCGATTGGAAAACCTTATCCAGACGAACCATATGGCGGATTGTGTATGGCTTATTTTAACGGTGATTATCCAACTGCACTATATGATTACCAAAGAGACGGTTTAGCAAACTCACACTGA
- the purS gene encoding phosphoribosylformylglycinamidine synthase subunit PurS, whose protein sequence is MYHVKVYITLKKSVLDPQGVAIKEAATSLGYTEVDDLRIGKYMELKVVKSNRDIDQVLNELCAKLLTNPVMEDYRYEIEEA, encoded by the coding sequence ATGTATCATGTTAAAGTTTACATCACACTTAAAAAAAGTGTTCTAGATCCACAAGGTGTAGCCATAAAAGAAGCAGCTACAAGCTTAGGTTATACAGAAGTTGATGATCTAAGAATTGGGAAATACATGGAGCTTAAAGTCGTTAAATCTAACCGAGATATTGACCAAGTATTAAATGAATTGTGCGCTAAATTATTAACGAATCCAGTCATGGAAGATTATCGTTATGAAATTGAGGAGGCCTAA